A window from Citrus sinensis cultivar Valencia sweet orange chromosome 3, DVS_A1.0, whole genome shotgun sequence encodes these proteins:
- the LOC102609665 gene encoding membrin-11, whose amino-acid sequence MAMAVEGGGTLSEIYQSAKKLLLRARDGVEKLERLESSTSTGGYDSPELSFAVKKDISQIQSLCVEMDRLWRSIAAKSQRDLWKRKVEQVAEEAESLKESLDKYFLRNQRRINEARERAELLGRANGESSHILRIFDEEAQAMQSVRNSSRMLQESFATGTAILAKYAEQREHLKKAQRKALDVLNTVGLSNSVLRLIERRNRVDTWIKYVGMVSTVVILYFFWRWTR is encoded by the exons ATGGCGATGGCGGTTGAAGGAGGAGGGACATTATCGGAGATATATCAAAGTGCGAAGAAGTTGCTGTTGAGAGCGAGAGACGGAGTTGAGAAACTGGAGAGACTGGAGAGCTCGACGTCGACTGGGGGATACGATTCGCCGGAGCTCTCCTTCGCCGTCAAGAAAGATATTTCTCAGATCCAGTCACTCTGCGTCGAGATGGACCGCCTATGGCGCTCCATCGCCGCCAAGTCTCAGCGCGATCTCTGGAAGAG AAAAGTTGAACAAGTAGCAGAAGAGGCTGAATCATTGAAAGAGAGCCTCGATAAGTACTTTTTAAGAAATCAGAGACGGATAAATGAAGCTAGAGAGAGGGCGGAATTGCTTGGAAGAGCT AATGGAGAGTCGTCtcatattttgagaatttttgaCGAGGAGGCGCAAGCAATGCAGTCAGTACGCAATTCATCGAGGATGTTGCAAGAATCGTTTGCAACTGGGACAGCCATTCTTGCCAAATATGCAGAACAAAGGGAGCATCTAAAG AAAGCACAAAGGAAAGCTCTGGATGTTCTCAACACAGTGGGTCTGTCCAATTCAGTATTGAGGCTCATTGAGAGGAGGAACCGTGTCGATACATGGATCAAATACGTAGGAATGGTTTCTACAGTGGTCATCTTATATTTCTTCTGGAGGTGGACTAGGTGA
- the LOC102609978 gene encoding plant cysteine oxidase 1-like, with protein sequence MTTEAVSKVGYAHSKVAMKKKSGYRSRCRRRNHDRYAPDNKTVPMVLQRLFLSCKDVFTGPGTVPAPSHVQMLCSILDDMKPEDVGLSSKLQLLSAKDAMKGTPIVTSTTIYKCQNFSLCLFFLPPTAVIPLHNHPGMTVFSKLLLGTMHIKSYDWVDPVDANDSAAPTKPRLAKLVADSDFTAPCNTSVLYPTTGGNIHEFTAITTCAVLDVLGPPYSKDDGRDCSYYKELPLPAVPNGENQEAKEDDGGESCRWLEEIGVPENSHMDEIEYLGPQIIE encoded by the exons ATGACGACGGAAGCGGTCAGCAAGGTTGGATATGCGCATAGTAAGGTTGCTATGAAGAAGAAGAGCGGTTATCGTAGTCGATGCAGGAGAAGAAATCACGACAGATATGCACCCGATAATAAAACGGTGCCGATGGTGCTGCAGCGTCTGTTTCTTTCTTGCAAAGACGTCTTCACAGGCCCTGGAACCGTTCCCGCTCCTTCTCATGTCCAAATGTTGTGCTCTATTCTTg ATGATATGAAGCCAGAGGATGTTGGGCTTAGCAGTAAGTTACAGTTACTTAGTGCCAAAGATGCAATGAAAGGGACGCCAATTGTCACATCCACTACAATATACAAATGCCAGAATTTTTCG TTGtgtcttttctttcttcctccAACTGCTGTGATCCCCTTGCACAACCATCCGGGAATGACTGTTTTTAGCAAGCTTTTGCTGGGGACAATGCACATAAAATCGTACGATTGGGTCGATCCTGTTGACGCAAACGATTCTGCAGCCCCCACAAAAC cGCGATTGGCGAAGTTGGTAGCCGACAGTGATTTCACAGCACCTTGCAACACTTCTGTACTATATCCAACAACAGGAGGCAATATCCATGAATTCACAGCCATTACGACATGTGCCGTGCTCGATGTGCTTGGACCTCCCTACTCTAAGGACGATGGTCGGGACTGCTCATATTACAAGGAGTTGCCACTTCCCGCGGTTCCAA ATGGAGAGAATCAGGAGGCAAAAGAGGATGATGGTGGTGAGAGTTGTAGGTGGTTGGAAGAGATTGGGGTGCCAGAGAACTCACACATGGATGAAATTGAGTACTTGGGACCGCAGATAATTGAGTAG
- the LOC102610286 gene encoding probable inactive leucine-rich repeat receptor-like protein kinase At3g03770, with the protein MARASRFSQCTLLVLAYILLQVNHSEQLQSSQAQTLLRIQGLLNNPAVLSSWNITTEFCNTEPTSSLTVVCYEESITQLHIVGNKRAPMLPLSFSMDSFVTTLVKLPDLKVLRLVSLGLWGPLSGKISRLSSLEILNMSSNFLNGAIPQELSILTSLQTLILDENMLAGRVPDWLGSLPALAVLSLRNNMFNGTLPDSFSYLENLRVLALSNNHFYGEVPDFSGLTYLQVLDLENNALGPQFPKVGKKLVTMILSKNKFRSAISAEVSSYYQLQRLDLSSNRFVGPFPQALLSLPSITYLNIADNKLTGKLFDDLSCNPELGFVDLSSNLLTGQLPNCLLAGSKNRVVLYARNCLAAGNENQHPLSFCQNEALAVGILPLQKKQKQVSKAVLALSIIGGIIGGISLVVIAFLLVRRTKSKQTMKKTPTRLIQENASTGYTSKFLSDARYISQTMKLGALGLPAYRTFSLEELEEATNNFDTSAFMGEGSQGQMYRGRLKNGTFVAIRCLKMKKCHSTRNFMHHIELISKLRHRHLVSALGHCFECYFDDSSVSRIFLIFEYVPNGTLRSWISEGHAHQSLTWTQRISAAIGVAKGIQFLHTGIVPGVFSNNLKITDILLDQNLVAKISSYNLPLLAENAEKVGHVIPYSGSIDPTNSARGKLEEKIDIYDFGLILLEIIVGRPLKSRKEVDLLKNQLQAVVTADESARRSMVDPAVNKACLDESLKTMMEVCVRCLLKNPAERPSVEDVLWNLQFAAQVQDAWHSQSSEGSPISPPRPSRQHLSFH; encoded by the exons ATGGCAAGAGCATCCAGATTCAGTCAGTGTACTCTTCTGGTGCTTGCTTATATTTTGCTTCAGGTCAATCATTCGGAGCAACTGCAGTCTTCTCAGGCTCAGACCCTTTTGAGGATTCAAGGGCTTTTAAACAATCCAGCTGTTTTAAGCAGCTGGAATATCACCACTGAGTTCTGCAATACAGAACCAACCTCGTCTTTAACTGTAGTATGCTACGAAGAGAGCATAACCCAGCTGCATATAGTCGGCAACAAGAGAGCTCCTATGTTGCCTCTAAGCTTTTCCATGGATTCCTTTGTGACGACTCTTGTTAAGCTTCCGGACTTGAAAGTCCTCAGGCTGGTTTCTCTAGGTCTATGGGGTCCCTTGTCTGGTAAAATTTCACGTTTATCGTCACTGGAAATACTTAATATGAGCTCAAATTTCCTGAATGGTGCTATACCTCAGGAGCTTTCAATTTTAACTAGCCTTCAAACACTCATACTTGATGAAAACATGCTTGCTGGTCGCGTTCCAGATTGGTTGGGTTCATTACCGGCTTTGGCTGTTTTGAGCTTGAGGAATAATATGTTCAATGGGACTTTGCCTGATTCGTTTAGTTACTTGGAGAATCTTAGAGTTCTTGCGCTTTCAAACAATCACTTTTACGGAGAAGTTCCTGACTTCAGCGGTTTGACTTACCTTCAAGTACTTGACTTGGAAAATAATGCTTTGGGACCTCAGTTCCCTAAAGTTGGTAAAAAGTTGGTTACAATGATACTGAGCAAAAACAAGTTTAGGTCTGCCATTTCTGCTGAAGTGAGTTCCTATTATCAGCTTCAGCGGCTAGATCTCTCATCTAATAGATTTGTTGGACCATTCCCTCAAGCACTTTTATCCTTGCCTtctattacttatttgaataTTGCTGATAACAAACTCACCGGGAAGCTTTTCGATGATCTTTCTTGCAATCCCGAACTTGGATTTGTGGACTTGTCATCAAATCTGCTGACTGGACAGTTGCCGAATTGTCTACTTGCAGGTTCTAAAAACAGGGTTGTCCTGTATGCCAGAAATTGTCTAGCAGctggaaatgaaaatcaaCACCCGCTTTCCTTTTGTCAGAATGAGGCTTTGGCAGTGGGAATTTTACCTCTGCAAAAGAAGCAGAAACAAGTTTCCAAAGCAGTTCTTGCGTTGAGTATAATAGGAGGAATTATTGGGGGAATCTCACTGGTTGTGATAGCTTTCTTGCTTGTTAGGAGAACTAAGTCCAAGCAAACAATGAAGAAGACTCCAACAAGATTAATTCAAGAAAATGCTTCAACTGGGTACACCTCGAAGTTCCTCTCAGATGCAA GATATATTTCTCAAACAATGAAGTTGGGAGCACTTGGTCTTCCCGCTTATCGAACCTTTTCCTTGGAAGAGCTTGAGGAAGCTACAAACAACTTCGACACCTCTGCTTTCATGGGTGAAGGTTCTCAAGGGCAG ATGTACAGGGGTCGCCTGAAGAATGGTACCTTTGTTGCCATTAGGTGtcttaaaatgaaaaaatgccACAGCACTCGAAACTTCATGCACCATATAGAGCTGATATCAAAACTCAGACATCGTCATTTAGTCAGTGCTCTTGGACACTGCTTTGAATGCTACTTTGATGATTCAAGTGTTAGCAGAATATTTCTCATCTTCGAATACGTTCCAAACGGCACACTAAGGAGCTGGATATCTG AAGGGCATGCCCACCAATCACTTACTTGGACACAACGTATATCAGCTGCAATAGGGGTGGCAAAGGGCATACAATTTTTACATACAGGGATTGTGCCTGGtgtattttcaaataatttgaaaataacaGACATTCTACTAGATCAGAACCTTGTTGCAAAAATTAGCAGTTATAACCTGCCTTTATTAGCAGAAAATGCCGAGAAG GTTGGTCATGTAATCCCTTATTCTGGATCCATAGATCCTACAAATAGTGCAAG GGGGAAACTTGAAGAAAAGATTGACATTTATGACTTTGGATTAATTTTACTCGAAATTATTGTTGGGAGGCCATTAAAATCCAGGAAAGAAGTGGATCTTCTGAAAAATCAG TTACAAGCTGTCGTTACTGCTGATGAATCAGCACGACGGAGCATGGTTGATCCAGCAGTTAACAAGGCATGTTTGGATGAGTCACTGAAGACAATGATGGAAGTCTGTGTCAGGTGTCTGCTTAAGAACCCAGCAGAGAGACCTTCAGTTGAGGACGTGCTATGGAATTTGCAGTTTGCTGCTCAAGTTCAGGATGCATGGCATTCTCAGAGCAGTGAAGGGTCTCCAATCTCACCTCCACGGCCATCACGCCAACACCTTTCCTTTCATTAG
- the LOC102610902 gene encoding ubiquitin-conjugating enzyme E2 2-like — MSTPAKKRLMRDFKRLQQDPPAGISGAPQDNNIMLWNAVIFGPDDTPWDGGTFKLTLQFTEDYPNKPPTVRFVSRMFHPNIYADGSICLDILQNQWSPIYDVAAILTSIQSLLCDPNPNSPANSEAARLFSENKREYNRRVREIVEQSWTAD, encoded by the exons ATGTCAACACCGGCGAAGAAGCGGCTGATGCGGGACTTCAAGCGCCTCCAGCAAGATCCACCCGCCGGCATCAGCGGTGCCCCTCAAGACAACAACATCATGTTGTGGAACGCCGTTATTTTTGG GCCCGATGATACTCCCTGGGACGGAG GTACGTTCAAGTTGACTCTACAATTCACAGAGGATTATCCAAATAAACCCCCAACAGTTCGTTTCGTCTCACGGATGTTTCATCCAAATA TCTATGCAGATGGAAGTATTTGTTTggatattttacaaaatcagTGGAGTCCTATATATGATGTTGCAGCTATACTGACCTCTATTCAG TCTCTGCTTTGTGATCCAAATCCAAACTCTCCTGCAAACTCTGAAGCAGCTCGGCTGTTCAGTGAGAATAAGCGAGAGTACAACCGAAGAGTGCGGGAAATAGTGGAGCAGAGCTGGACAGCAGACTAA
- the LOC102610592 gene encoding ubiquitin-conjugating enzyme E2 2-like, with amino-acid sequence MSTPAKKRLMRDFKRLQQDPPAGISGAPQDNNIMLWNAVIFGPDDTPWDGGTFKLTLQFTEDYPNKPPTVRFVSRMFHPNIYADGSICLDILQNQWSPIYDVAAILTSIQSLLCDPNPNSPANSEAARLFSENKREYNRRVREIVEQSWTAD; translated from the exons ATGTCAACACCGGCGAAGAAGCGGCTGATGCGGGACTTCAAGCGCCTCCAGCAAGATCCACCCGCCGGAATCAGCGGGGCCCCTCAAGACAACAACATCATGTTATGGAACGCCGttatttttgg GCCTGATGATACTCCCTGGGACGGAG GTACGTTCAAGTTGACTCTTCAGTTTACAGAGGATTATCCGAATAAACCTCCAACAGTTCGGTTCGTTTCACGGATGTTTCATCCAAATA TCTATGCGGATGGAAGTATCTGCCTGGATATATTACAAAATCAGTGGAGTCCTATATATGATGTTGCAGCTATACTGACCTCCATCCAG TCGCTGCTTTGTGATCCAAATCCAAACTCCCCTGCAAATTCTGAAGCAGCTCGGCTGTTTAGTGAGAATAAACGAGAGTACAACCGAAGAGTGCGTGAAATAGTGGAGCAAAGCTGGACAGCCGACTAA